CCGTGCCGCCTGGGCGATTCTTCACGATCACCTGCTGGCCCCACTTGCGGGACAGCACTTCGGCGACGCTGCGCGCGACCGTGTCGGTGCCGCCGCCCGGTGCATAGCCGACGATTAGGGTGACGGGACGGGTGGGGAATTCGGCGGCATGCGCCGCGGGCAACAGCAATGAGAGAGCCGTCCACACGCCGATGGACAAACGGACTATCAGCTTCATTTTGTCTTCCTCCTCAGGGGATGACAGGTCGCGACGCCTTGCTATGCCTGCGGCTTGCGCGATCCTGCGTGATTCACTATACAAAAAAACAAATGACTGTCAAAGAAAATATTCGTCCTCTATAGAAAACGGAAGCGTTGTCTCAGAGTGAGCGCCGGTCCTTTTCATCCTCTTGGCTGACCTCCTCCATCGCCTGTCCGACGACGGATCCTGGAGACCCGCCGAAGCTGTGGCAAAGCCGCCCGTTCCGAATCGCTGGACGTCGTCTATAGAAGACAAAAGTAGCCTATTGCAAACGACAAGTGCATGCCATACCATGACCCAACCGCGGCACACATGTTCCGTCGCACATACCGCCGGCACGTGCTTCCGGCGCTCGAAGATCCACAAGGAGGAGACATGTCCCAGGCCCAACACCCCCCAGCATCCCCACCCGGTCCAGCCGAACACGTCGACGTCCTGATCGTCGGCGCGGGCTTCGGCGGGCTTTATGCCATACACCGCATGCGCAAGCTCGGCCTGCAGGTGCGCTGCATCGAAGCGGCAAGCGGGGTGGGCGGCACATGGTTCTGGAACCGCTACCCGGGCGCGCGCTGCGACGTGGAAAGCCTCGACTACTCCTACTCTTTTTCCGACGAACTGCAGCAGGAATGGAGCTGGTCGCACCGCTACGCCGAACAGCCGGAAATCCTGGCCTACCTCAACCACGTCGCCGACCGCTTCGGCCTGCGCCAGCACATACGCTTCGAAACGCGGGTGACGGGCATGCGCTACGACGAAGGCCGCGCCGTGTGGAGCGTCTCCACCGACAAAGGCCCCGCGGTCGAAGCGCGCTTCTGCATCATGGCCAGCGGCAATCTGTCGGCGCCACGGGTTCCGGACATCCCCGGCATCGAGCGCTTCAAGGGTGAATGGCACCATTCCGCCCGTTGGCCGGAGCAGGGCGTGGACTTCACCGGCAAGCGTGTCGCGCTCATCGGCACGGGCGCCACCGGCGTGCAGATGCTGCCCAGGATCGCCGCGCAGGCAAGCCGGGTCACCGTCTTCCAGCGCACCGCGAACTTCAGCGTGCCCGCGAACAACCATCCCATGCCGGAAGACGAGGAACGCGAGCAGAAAGCCAACTACCCGGCGCTGCGCAAGGCCGCGCGCAAGCAGGCCTCCGGCATGTCGCGCGTCGCCATACCGACCATGTCGGCCCTCGACATGCCGCGCGAGGACAGGCTGCGCCTCTACGAACGGCTATGGGCCAAGGGCGGCAGCGCCCGCATGATGGGCGCGTTCACCGACCTCATGCGCAATGCGGAGGCGAACGAAAGCCTCGCTTCGTTCGTCCGCGAAAAGATCCGCGCGGTCGTCAAGGATCCCGCCACGGCCGACATCCTGACGCCCCGCGATCACCCGATCGGGTCGCGCCGGCTTTGCGTGGATACGGACTACTACGAGAGCTACAACCGGGACAACGTCAAGCTGGTGGACGCCCGCCGCACGCCCATCCAGGAAATCACCGAACAAGGCGTGCGCACCACCGACGCCGACTACGACGTCGACGTCATCGCCTTCGCGACGGGCTTCGACGCCATGACCGGCGCGCTGAACGAGATATCCATCACCGGTCGAGCGGGGGCGCGCCTGGGGGAAAAATGGCGTGCCGGTCCGGCGACCTACCTGGGCCTGATGGTGCACGGATTCCCGAACATGTTCATCGTGACGGGCCCGGGCAGCCCGTCGGTCAAGGCCAATATGGTCACCGCGATCGAACAGCACGTCGAATGGATAGCGGATTGCCTGACCTATCTCGACGACCACGGCATCGACACGATAGAGCCGACGTCCGAGGCCGAAGACGATTGGGTGCGGCACGTCAACGAGGTGGCCAACGGCACGCTTTTTCCGCAGGCCACCAACTCCTGGTACGTCGGCGCCAACATCCCCGGCAAGCCGCGCGTCTTCATGCCTTATGTCGCGGGGCTTCCGGCCTACATCAAGACATGCGAAGAGGTCGTCGCCAACGGCTATCGCGGCTTCGACCTGCGCAAGAACAAGGTGGATGCGGAGGCCGCGCCATGACGGGCCGAAACATAGTCGTGGTGGGCGGGGCGTCCGGCATCGGACTGGAGACTGCCCGGTATTTTCTCGACCGTGGCGACGCCGTGACCCTCATCGACGTCGACGCCGGAAAAGTCAGCCAGGCTGAAGCCGCGCTGGCCCGGTCCGGCGGCCGCGTCATCGGCATGCCGGCCGACGTCAGGGATCGCGCCAGCCTGGACGATGCCTTCAAAAATGGCGCTGCCCGCCATGGCGGCATCGATGCGCTGGTCTACACCGCGGGCGTGCTGCTTCCCGCGACGCTGGCCGATATGACGGACGAGGTCTACGACCTGACGTTCGACGTGAACGCCAGGGGATTCTGGCGCTGCGCACAGGCCGCCTTGCCGCACTTCCCCGATACCGGCGGCGCGATCGTCGCGATATCGTCGTCGGCGGGCCTGCGCCCCAAGGCGGGTAACGGCGCTTACGCGGCGTCCAAGGTCGCGCTGCAGTTCCTGGCGCGTACGCTGGCCCTGGAAGTCGCGCACAGGCAGATACGCGTGAACTGCATCTGCCCCAGCATGCTCAAGACGCCGATGACGGAAAAATTCATCGCCGGATCGGCGCAGGGCGGCTTTCACCTGACGGCCACCACGCCGCTCGGCCGTCTGTGCACGGAGGCCGACATCGCGCGGACCATCGCCTTCCTGTGCTCGGAAGACGCGTCCTTCATCACCGGCGCGACCATCGCCGTGGATGGCGGATCGACCGCCGGCATGCCGATGGCGCGCTGACCGAGCTGCTATAGTCGCAACGACCCTGTGACAGGAATGATTTCATCGTGAGCACTGAGTACGGACTCGAGGCTGAAGCGCAATCGGACAAGCCTGCCCGTTCCGGAAAACACAGAAGCGCGGACGGCGCCGAACGCGTCGTCGGCAAGCCCGTGGGCGCGATCGTTTCCGGACTGGCGGTCCTGCGGGCGCTGCATCAGGCGCAACGCCCGCAAAGGGCCAGCGAGGTCGCGCGGGAAACCGGCTTGCATCGAGGCACGGCATTCAACATCCTGCGCACCTTCCAGCGCGAAGGCCTGGTCGCCTATAACGAACGCGACCAGACCTACAGCATCGGCGTCATGGCCCTGGAACTCGCGCATGGCGTCCTGCGCACCAGCGGCTTGCTGGATGTCATCCGTCCAGAGATGTTTTCACTGGCCGAACGCGTAGGGGTGACGGTCGCGTTGGCGAAGGTCGAAAAAAGCTATGACCTGGTGCTGCTCGACTTCGTCGGCGGCGGCTTTCGCGTCGACAGCTATTTCAGCATGGGCCGCCGGTCGCCGCGCTTCTCAGGGGCATCGGGCCTGGTCATGGCCGCCTTTTCCGGCGCCAGCCCGGAACTGGTGGAATCCGCGTACGGGCAGACGGAATGGTTTCGCAAACCCGCCTTCGAGGAATACCTCCAGCGTATCGAAACCACACGGGCGCGCGGCTACGCCCTGGATTCGGGTGACCGAAGGCGCGGCCTGACGCAGATCGCCGTCCCGATCTTCTCCCAGGCGGGGCCTTTGACGCTGGTCCTGACGGCGGTCAATTTCAGCTACACCATGACCGAACAGAAGATCGCGGAAGTGGCCGAAGCCATGCTGGCCTTCGCCGACCGTATGTCCCCGGAGCTGGGGCGCCTGCGCCTGGAATGATCGAACCGTCGCCCGCGTGGCGCGGTCGTGCTCCAGTCCTGGACCGCGGCAATCACCAGCGTTGCGCCGGCTCCGGCAGCGCCAGCGCCGCGCGCAAGGCCTTGCACATCCGGTGGAACTCCATGTCCACCGCCGCGCTGAGCCGGCGCGCGCGCAGGAAGCCGTGGATCATCCCCACGCCGATGCGCATGTCCACCGGCACTCCCGCGGCGCCCAGCTTTTCGGCATAGCGCCTGCCGTCGTCCAGCAGCGGATCGTGATCCGCCAGCAGCAGATAGGCAGGCGGCAGTCCCGCATGGCTCGCCGCGCGCATGGGCAAGGCATAGCCGTCGTCGCGCAGGGCGGCCACCGAAGGCGGCAGAAAGGATTCCAGCGCGTACGCCATGCCTTCGCGCGTCAGGAAGGCGTCCTGGGTATTGTGCAGATAGCTCGGGGTGTCGAGGTCCGCATCCAGCGTCGGATAGGCCAGGGCCTGCATGCGCAGCCCGGGACCTCCACGATCGCGGGCCAGCAGGGCGCAGGCCGCCGCCAGATTGGCGCCCGCGCTGTCGCCCGCCACGGCGATGCGATCGGCATCGATGCCCAGCATGCCGGCTTCGCGCGCCGCCCAGGCCAGGGCTTCGTAGGCGTCTTCAGTGGGCGCCGGATAGGGATTCTCGGGCGCGCGGCGGTAATGCACGCTCAGCACCTGCGCGCCGGTATTCGCGGCCAGGCTGGCGGTGATGAAGTCGTGTCCCTGCGGACTGCCGGCGACGAAGCTGCCGCCGTGCAGGTAGACGATCGCCGGCAGGGGCGTATCCGCGCGCGGCCGATAGACGCGGACGAGGATTTCTCGGCCGGGCAGCACGATGTACGTATCGTTGACGTCCAGGGACGCGGGGTAGGGCTCGCTGATCAGCGCGGCCTGGCGATCCGCGCGCGCGCGCCGCTGCGCCAGGGTCAAGGCGCCAAGCTCACCCATCTCAGCCAGGGCCTTGCGAGTACGGTCTACATAGTCCTGGATGCCGGGATCGTAAGCCATGGAAGACACCTGCCGCGGTTGTAGAGTGGGGTGATCCACTCTACAAGATGGCCGTGCCTGTGCCAATAGCGTCGGCTTACCCTTTCCGCGATCGCGTCACGCCATCGAACGCCGTCTGCACCATGCGGCGCAGCAGCGGCTGCACGCGCTCGGCGCGCTCGGGCAGATAGTCGAAAGGCAGCGCTTCCTGCATGTAGCTGCACTGGGTCATTTCCAGCTGTATTGCATGGATGCCCTGTTCCGGCTTGCCGTAGTTGCGGGTGATGTATCCGCCCGTGAAGCGGCCGTTCAATACGCTGGTGTAGCCGTCAGTCTCACCTTCGCGGGCCACCGCGGCCACGGCTTCGGCGATGTCCTGCGCGCAGGCGATGCCTTTGCCCGTGCCCAGGTTCAGGTCCGTCAGCTTGCCTTCGAAGAACCGCGGCAGCACCGAGCGGATCGAGTGCGCATCCCACAGCAACGCGACGCCGTGCTGGTCGAGCAGGCGGTTGAGCTCCTGCGCCAGCTTGTCGTGATAGGGCTGCCAGATCTGCGCGCGGCGCACGGCGACTTCGGCGTCGTCAGGGACATCCTTGGGGTCGCGATACAGCGGCGTGTCGTCGAAGGTGTCGACGGGGCACAGGCCCGTCACGCTCTGGCCCGGATACAGGCTGCTGCCGTCGGGCGGACGATTCAGGTCGGCGACGTAGCGCGAATGGGTGGCCACCAGCACCGATGCGCCCATGCCGACCACGAAGTCGTACAGGCGTTCCAGGTGCCAATCGGTATCGGGAACCTGCCGCGCCTCGTCGGTCAGGCGTTCCGCGATGGCAGGCGGCAGGTAGGTGCCGACGTGCGGCATGGAAACCAGCATCGGCGCGGTGCCTTGCCGGAAGGTAAAAACGGGACGATCGGTAATGGCTAGTGACATCGTTTCCTCCAGATGTTGAATAATCGTTCGAGCCAGCCAGCGCCTGGCGCGCGGGCGGGCGGGCGTCAGCGATCCGCGACCAGCGCGCGCCGCACTTCCACGAATGCGGCCGCGGCGCTGTCGCGCAATGCGTGCCGGCCATCCTGCACGCGCAGCCTGCCTGCGACCCACACCTTGCCTATCGCGGACGTGCGATGGCTGCCGAAGACGTGCGCGGACAACATGTCCCGCGCAGGCAGGCCCGCCAGGGCGACGTGGCCCGGATCGAGCTCCAGGAAGTCGGCTTGCTGCCCGGCGGCGAAACCCGCCACCGGGCGGCCGGCGGCCTGCGCGCCGCCCGCCACCGCGGCCAGCGTCATCGCGGTGGCGACGTGCGGTTGCGCGGCATCGGCCATGACGTTGCGTTGCCGCGTGGTCAGGCGCAGGCCGTATTCCAGCCACTGCAATTCCTCGGCGGCGTTCACGGTGGAATGGCTGTCGGAGCCCACGCCCCAACGTCCTTCTCCCGCGCGCCAGTTCGCCATATCGAACAGGCCGTCACCCAGATTGGCTTCGGTAGTGGGGCAAAGCCCGGCGACGGCGCCGCTGCGCGCGGCGTCCAGCGTTTCGTCGGGCGTCATGTGCGTGGCGTGCACCAGGCACCAGCGCGGTCCGACCGGGGCATGCTCGAGCAGCCAGCGCACGGGCGGCAGGCCGCTCCACGCGATGCAGTCTTCCACTTCCTTCACTTGTTCGGCGATGTGGATGTGGATGGGCGCGGTGGAATCCAGCGCGTCCAGTCCGGCCAGCGCCTCGGCCAGGGAGGCAGGCGGCACCGCGCGCAGGGAGTGCGGCGCCAGGCCCAGCCGTCCGCCCTGGGCCTCGCAAGCGGGCTTCAGCTTGTCGAGCAGGCGCAGCATGGCGGCCGTATCGTGCAGGAAGCGCCGCTGGCCCTCATGCGGCGCCGCGCCGCCGAAGCCGCCGGATTGGTAGAGCACGGGCAGCAGCGTCATGCCGATGCCCGCGCGCTCCGCGGCGCGCAGGACGGCCAACGCCATTTCCGGTCCATGCGCATAGGGCCGGCCGTCGGCGTCGTGGTGCAGATAATGGAATTCGCACACGCTGGTGTAGCCCGCTTCCAGCATTTCCACATACAGCCAGGTGGCGATGGCCTCGGCCTGCTCCGGATCGATGCGGCCCGCGCAGCGGTACATCAGTTCGCGCCAGCTCCAGAAACTGTCCGCGGCCTGGGCGCGGTATTCGGTCAAGCCGCAGAAGCCGCGCTGGAACGCGTGCGAATGCAGATTGGGCATGCCGGGAACGAGCGGGCCGGCGGCCTGGGCTTGTCCCGGTTCGGGTGTGGTGCCGCTGGCGACCCGCGTCAGCCGCCCCTGTCCATCCCAGGCCAGGGTGACGCCGCGCGCCCATCCTTCCGGCAGCAGCGCGTCGGCGGCCCACAGGCTGTTTGCGTGATTCATGTCGCTTCCTGTTGTACTGCGTCGTCCTGCGGCGCAGGCATGTCGATCGACACCACGATCAGGCCCGTGTCGACGGGAGCCTGCTTTTTGGTGCAGCGGACGCGCCATGCGTAGCGTTGGCGGGCCCACCAGAGGCCTTCATCGGGTTCCAGCACGTGCCGGGTGCCGTCGTCGCGCTCCACTTCCCAGCAACTGCCCACGGCCAGCAGCAGGCCGCATGCCGCGCTGGGCACGATGGCGTGGTTGTCGATGACCTGCACGTCGGCCCGCACCGCGCCGCGTCGGCTCATCACGTTGAAGTCTTCCGACGCGCCTCCCTGCAGCGTGCAGGCGACCGCCACGTCGCCGGGAAAGGCGAAGGGCGCCAGCGGCGTGGTCAAGGCATGCTCGCCGGCCTTGAAACCGCCGCGCAGCACCACGCCCGCGCCGCTCAGCAGCGTGATGACGCGATCCACGCCGGCGAAGCTGGAAAACGGCCCGCCCGCGTCGATGCGCGCGACACTGATGCGCCAGAGGAAGTCGTCCATGCCCGCGCCGGGAGGCCAGCAGACAATCTCCCTGGTCAGGCCGCCGCCGTTCTTCCACGGTTGCGCCGGCACGTCGGCCAGGCGAAACAGCACCGGATCGTTGTCCGTGTTCGATGCGATGGGACTATGCACGTTTGAGTACCGCCTGCAAGAATTCGCGTGTCCGTGGCTGCGTCGGCGCGGTGAAGATCCGCGACGGCGGCCCGGCTTCGATGATGCCGCCGCCGTCCATCACCACCACGGTGTCGGCCACTTCCTGCGCGAAAGCCATTTCATGGGTGACGACCATCATGGTCATGCCTTCGGCAGCCAGCATCTTCATCACTTTCAGCACTTCGCCCACCAGCTCGGGGTCCAGCGCGGATGTCGGCTCGTCGAACAGCATGACGCGCGGCCGCATGGCCAGGGCGCGGGCGATGGCCACGCGCTGCTTCTGGCCGCCGGACAGGCTGGCGGGCATGGCGTCGGCCTTGTGCGCCAGGCCGACTTTCTCGAGCAGCGCGCGCGCTTCTTCCTCGGCCTGCTTGCGCCCGATGCCGCGCAGCTTGCGCGGACCCAGCGTGATGTTGTGCAGCACGTTCAGGTGCGCGAACAGGTTGAAGGACTGGAACACCATGCCG
This genomic interval from Bordetella genomosp. 9 contains the following:
- a CDS encoding formimidoylglutamate deiminase; protein product: MNHANSLWAADALLPEGWARGVTLAWDGQGRLTRVASGTTPEPGQAQAAGPLVPGMPNLHSHAFQRGFCGLTEYRAQAADSFWSWRELMYRCAGRIDPEQAEAIATWLYVEMLEAGYTSVCEFHYLHHDADGRPYAHGPEMALAVLRAAERAGIGMTLLPVLYQSGGFGGAAPHEGQRRFLHDTAAMLRLLDKLKPACEAQGGRLGLAPHSLRAVPPASLAEALAGLDALDSTAPIHIHIAEQVKEVEDCIAWSGLPPVRWLLEHAPVGPRWCLVHATHMTPDETLDAARSGAVAGLCPTTEANLGDGLFDMANWRAGEGRWGVGSDSHSTVNAAEELQWLEYGLRLTTRQRNVMADAAQPHVATAMTLAAVAGGAQAAGRPVAGFAAGQQADFLELDPGHVALAGLPARDMLSAHVFGSHRTSAIGKVWVAGRLRVQDGRHALRDSAAAAFVEVRRALVADR
- a CDS encoding flavin-containing monooxygenase produces the protein MSQAQHPPASPPGPAEHVDVLIVGAGFGGLYAIHRMRKLGLQVRCIEAASGVGGTWFWNRYPGARCDVESLDYSYSFSDELQQEWSWSHRYAEQPEILAYLNHVADRFGLRQHIRFETRVTGMRYDEGRAVWSVSTDKGPAVEARFCIMASGNLSAPRVPDIPGIERFKGEWHHSARWPEQGVDFTGKRVALIGTGATGVQMLPRIAAQASRVTVFQRTANFSVPANNHPMPEDEEREQKANYPALRKAARKQASGMSRVAIPTMSALDMPREDRLRLYERLWAKGGSARMMGAFTDLMRNAEANESLASFVREKIRAVVKDPATADILTPRDHPIGSRRLCVDTDYYESYNRDNVKLVDARRTPIQEITEQGVRTTDADYDVDVIAFATGFDAMTGALNEISITGRAGARLGEKWRAGPATYLGLMVHGFPNMFIVTGPGSPSVKANMVTAIEQHVEWIADCLTYLDDHGIDTIEPTSEAEDDWVRHVNEVANGTLFPQATNSWYVGANIPGKPRVFMPYVAGLPAYIKTCEEVVANGYRGFDLRKNKVDAEAAP
- a CDS encoding IclR family transcriptional regulator, whose protein sequence is MSTEYGLEAEAQSDKPARSGKHRSADGAERVVGKPVGAIVSGLAVLRALHQAQRPQRASEVARETGLHRGTAFNILRTFQREGLVAYNERDQTYSIGVMALELAHGVLRTSGLLDVIRPEMFSLAERVGVTVALAKVEKSYDLVLLDFVGGGFRVDSYFSMGRRSPRFSGASGLVMAAFSGASPELVESAYGQTEWFRKPAFEEYLQRIETTRARGYALDSGDRRRGLTQIAVPIFSQAGPLTLVLTAVNFSYTMTEQKIAEVAEAMLAFADRMSPELGRLRLE
- a CDS encoding HutD/Ves family protein, whose product is MHSPIASNTDNDPVLFRLADVPAQPWKNGGGLTREIVCWPPGAGMDDFLWRISVARIDAGGPFSSFAGVDRVITLLSGAGVVLRGGFKAGEHALTTPLAPFAFPGDVAVACTLQGGASEDFNVMSRRGAVRADVQVIDNHAIVPSAACGLLLAVGSCWEVERDDGTRHVLEPDEGLWWARQRYAWRVRCTKKQAPVDTGLIVVSIDMPAPQDDAVQQEAT
- a CDS encoding SDR family NAD(P)-dependent oxidoreductase; translated protein: MTGRNIVVVGGASGIGLETARYFLDRGDAVTLIDVDAGKVSQAEAALARSGGRVIGMPADVRDRASLDDAFKNGAARHGGIDALVYTAGVLLPATLADMTDEVYDLTFDVNARGFWRCAQAALPHFPDTGGAIVAISSSAGLRPKAGNGAYAASKVALQFLARTLALEVAHRQIRVNCICPSMLKTPMTEKFIAGSAQGGFHLTATTPLGRLCTEADIARTIAFLCSEDASFITGATIAVDGGSTAGMPMAR
- a CDS encoding amino acid ABC transporter ATP-binding protein, whose translation is MSANMQQPMVRIRQLTKAYGDNVVLRGIDLDVMPSQVVVVIGPSGSGKSTLLRCCNGLELAQGGDIEVCGQPLLASGRMLPDNRLNKLREEVGMVFQSFNLFAHLNVLHNITLGPRKLRGIGRKQAEEEARALLEKVGLAHKADAMPASLSGGQKQRVAIARALAMRPRVMLFDEPTSALDPELVGEVLKVMKMLAAEGMTMMVVTHEMAFAQEVADTVVVMDGGGIIEAGPPSRIFTAPTQPRTREFLQAVLKRA
- the hutG gene encoding N-formylglutamate deformylase, with the protein product MSLAITDRPVFTFRQGTAPMLVSMPHVGTYLPPAIAERLTDEARQVPDTDWHLERLYDFVVGMGASVLVATHSRYVADLNRPPDGSSLYPGQSVTGLCPVDTFDDTPLYRDPKDVPDDAEVAVRRAQIWQPYHDKLAQELNRLLDQHGVALLWDAHSIRSVLPRFFEGKLTDLNLGTGKGIACAQDIAEAVAAVAREGETDGYTSVLNGRFTGGYITRNYGKPEQGIHAIQLEMTQCSYMQEALPFDYLPERAERVQPLLRRMVQTAFDGVTRSRKG
- a CDS encoding alpha/beta hydrolase, which produces MAYDPGIQDYVDRTRKALAEMGELGALTLAQRRARADRQAALISEPYPASLDVNDTYIVLPGREILVRVYRPRADTPLPAIVYLHGGSFVAGSPQGHDFITASLAANTGAQVLSVHYRRAPENPYPAPTEDAYEALAWAAREAGMLGIDADRIAVAGDSAGANLAAACALLARDRGGPGLRMQALAYPTLDADLDTPSYLHNTQDAFLTREGMAYALESFLPPSVAALRDDGYALPMRAASHAGLPPAYLLLADHDPLLDDGRRYAEKLGAAGVPVDMRIGVGMIHGFLRARRLSAAVDMEFHRMCKALRAALALPEPAQRW